One part of the Mycobacterium marinum genome encodes these proteins:
- a CDS encoding TetR/AcrR family transcriptional regulator, which translates to MSTSGRDRLLSAALKLFAAKGYAATSVADIQRSSGLAPGSGALYKHFGSKHELLEAAVEHRIDSIVAAREQYDAGEPGGVEQAVRTAGHLIWTNLKQSEDLLKVMLREPGALGDLDEKTWQIITDNAYQRFADELAASNRSGRTRIPDPEAAASVAIASLSYAATLQALTGRSPGNIDDNRYFEAWVNQTVSMLSQYTNPAPSRKS; encoded by the coding sequence ATGTCCACGTCCGGACGAGATCGCCTGCTCTCGGCGGCACTGAAGCTCTTTGCCGCCAAGGGCTACGCGGCGACGTCGGTCGCCGACATCCAGCGCTCCTCGGGCCTCGCGCCGGGATCTGGCGCGTTGTACAAGCACTTCGGCTCCAAACACGAGCTGCTCGAGGCCGCGGTTGAGCACCGCATCGACAGCATCGTGGCAGCGCGCGAGCAGTACGACGCCGGCGAGCCCGGCGGTGTGGAGCAGGCGGTGCGAACCGCCGGACACCTCATCTGGACCAACCTGAAACAGAGCGAGGATTTACTCAAGGTGATGCTGCGCGAGCCCGGTGCACTCGGTGACCTCGACGAGAAAACCTGGCAGATCATCACCGACAACGCCTACCAGCGATTCGCCGACGAACTGGCGGCGTCCAACCGGTCGGGCCGCACCCGAATACCCGATCCCGAAGCGGCGGCCAGCGTCGCCATCGCCTCGCTGTCCTACGCCGCGACGCTGCAGGCACTGACCGGTCGCTCGCCCGGAAACATCGATGACAACCGCTACTTCGAGGCGTGGGTCAATCAGACCGTCAGCATGCTCTCTCAATACACCAACCCCGCGCCCTCCAGAAAATCCTAG
- a CDS encoding acyl-CoA dehydrogenase family protein, translating into MTFSLELSDDVIEVRDWVHKFSADVIRPAAAEWDEREETPWPVIQEAAKVGLYSPDFFAQQSVEPSGVGILAAFEEMFWGDAGIAISIMGTGLAAAALAANGTPEQLGRWLPEMFGTPGDPKLGAFCSSEPDAGSDVGAIRTRAHFDEAAGEWVLNGTKTWATNGGIANVHIVVVSVHPELGTRGQATFVIPPGTKGLTQGQKFKKHGIRASHTAEVVLDNVRLPEDAILGGREKFEARIARVKSGASARGQAAMKTFERTRPTVGAMAVGVARAAYEYALEYACQREQFGRKIGEFQAVAFKLADMKARIDAARLLVWRAGWMARNNHNFDSAEGSMAKLVASETAVYVTDEAIQILGGNGYTRDYPVERMHRDAKIFTIFEGTSEIQRLVISRALTGLPIR; encoded by the coding sequence GTGACCTTCTCACTAGAACTCAGCGACGACGTGATCGAAGTACGCGACTGGGTGCACAAATTTTCAGCCGATGTCATCCGTCCGGCCGCCGCAGAATGGGATGAACGTGAAGAGACTCCCTGGCCGGTGATCCAGGAGGCCGCGAAGGTGGGGCTCTACTCGCCCGACTTCTTCGCCCAGCAGTCCGTCGAGCCGTCCGGGGTGGGCATTCTCGCCGCGTTCGAGGAGATGTTCTGGGGCGATGCCGGTATCGCGATTTCCATCATGGGCACCGGGCTGGCCGCCGCGGCCCTGGCCGCCAATGGAACTCCAGAACAGCTGGGCCGCTGGCTGCCGGAGATGTTTGGCACCCCCGGCGATCCCAAGCTCGGAGCGTTCTGTTCCTCAGAACCCGACGCAGGCTCCGACGTCGGCGCCATCCGCACCCGTGCGCACTTCGACGAGGCGGCCGGGGAGTGGGTTCTCAACGGAACCAAGACCTGGGCGACCAATGGCGGCATCGCCAACGTGCACATCGTGGTGGTATCGGTACACCCCGAACTGGGCACCCGCGGGCAGGCCACGTTCGTGATCCCGCCCGGCACCAAGGGCCTGACCCAAGGGCAGAAGTTCAAGAAGCACGGCATCCGCGCTTCCCACACCGCTGAGGTGGTGCTCGACAACGTGCGTCTGCCCGAGGACGCGATCCTCGGCGGGCGAGAGAAGTTCGAGGCGCGCATCGCTCGGGTCAAGTCCGGCGCCTCTGCGCGCGGGCAGGCCGCGATGAAGACCTTTGAGCGCACCCGGCCCACCGTAGGGGCAATGGCGGTCGGCGTGGCCCGAGCGGCCTATGAGTACGCCCTGGAATACGCCTGCCAACGCGAACAATTCGGGCGCAAGATCGGCGAGTTCCAGGCGGTGGCGTTCAAACTAGCCGACATGAAAGCGCGCATCGATGCGGCGCGTCTGTTGGTGTGGCGAGCCGGATGGATGGCCCGCAACAATCACAACTTCGATTCGGCGGAGGGATCGATGGCCAAGCTGGTGGCAAGTGAGACCGCCGTTTACGTCACCGACGAGGCCATTCAGATCCTCGGGGGCAACGGCTACACCCGCGACTACCCCGTTGAGCGGATGCACCGCGATGCGAAGATCTTCACCATCTTCGAGGGCACCAGCGAGATCCAGCGCCTGGTGATATCGCGAGCGCTGACCGGGCTGCCCATCCGATGA